In Lactuca sativa cultivar Salinas chromosome 5, Lsat_Salinas_v11, whole genome shotgun sequence, the DNA window aaacaaacaccaccttagGCTTTTCTATTCAAAATGTGAAAAAgttttattcaaaaaataaaatttaagactttattaaaatttttcctaaaatattaggacttttctgaaTTATCCTTAAAAGtaattaaatgtgtacaaaagcAAAACATAAGTGACTAAACTTATACAAAAATAAAACTTCGTTGGCCGGAAAATATACATCAATCAATCATAATATTATTTTGTGAACAATCTAAACAAATTCAATGGTAATATGTATAAAGAtcgtttaatgaaaaaaaaaattatgttactTGTaagtattaaaaaatatatatgcttTACTAATCTAGAAACATTCAATAATGATTCATGATATTATATATGTGATTATGCATCATATagtgtttctttttttttcttttttttttaattctactTTTTCCTAGTGTTAGATCGTTGGACTGATGTTGATACGTTCGGAtaatatatttggtatatatcTTTAATCTTTTCTAAATGGCAAGTTACGTAAAAAAGCTAACTAGGTTTTGTCATTTATCGTTTATAGCGTGTAACTATTACATGAAAAAAGAACtaaaattccaaattttataCTTAAAAACAACGAACTTTTAGTTTCTTTTTCTACATGGATTGATGGATGATGTTCGAGAAAGTATTTGCCAAGTCACTGGTTACccgaaatatatatttaaaaaatatatattcattttaaaattttcttttataattAGTTAatcttaaacaaaaaaaaatgattgcAGTAGCTTATATCTTTTTCTACCATTAGTCCTTTCTTAAAACTTGTACAACTCTTTCAACCAATTGGTCAAAACCTTATTACTTATTAGACAACTAGAATGGTAGGAAGGGTGTACGTACAGAGACGTTTTCTTTACAACACAAGAATACCTTTTTGACTTTTTTAAGCAGTCCCAATCCAAAAACATGAATCAGAATTATAAAAGAAAACACAATTTCCATGCTATAATCATGAAAACTTCTACACAAATACACGTCTTTTTCAGAGATTGCAAATCGTGGTGGCTGGAAGGTGTTCTCaatgataaaataaaaatcaaaaaccaACCAAAGCAGATACAAATGTTGACTTTTATGCATTATTGATCAGATCAACCAAAACCACACAAACATTTCTCAAAATATCCTAATCATTGCATAAAGAAAATTTACTTTTGGAGCTTGTAGAAGGTTCTATATCATTTGTTTACGTTTTATTTTAGAGATGAATGTTTTGAGCTAGTTTGGTTGACTTTTCCTCATAAGTTCACCACTTCACCAATACGAATATTAAAAACCATATTTTACAAGAGTAAATGGTTTTGGAAGCAAATGCAAAACAATTCAtcgttgcaaaaaaaaaaaaaaagatgtactTTATTGTAATTTCATACGAATGATAATATTTTTGCGATGAAGAGccaaatatagtggtttgtatgaAGGACAAAACAAAACATGACCACTGTAGTACTGTGTCTAACATGTTAAAAGTAGTTGTAAGAAAATTCATTATTcagattaaaaaaacataaaatcacTTATCCATAACTTTAATCAACTGATATCTGATTATCTAATTATCTTTTATTATGATCCTGGTTATTTCAAGTCACAATGATCACTTTGAAAACGCACATCCAAACGCCAACATTAGAACATTAAGAACTTGAGTTTACATCATTCACCAGtcaaccaaaaaaataaaaataaaaagccaCAAGAGAAGACTTACTCGGGAAACTTTGCAGGTGAATTGAACGCACCATCACATTAAAACTTGTTGAAATGGAGAAAATGGTGTCTGCAAATTATAACAAATGTTAACATTCATGTGTATAAATATCTACCTTATATAAACTAAAAATCAGTAAGATTATCCAGTGCAAAAGttactaaacaaacaataacatAGAATGAGATTTAATAAGATTATTAATGAAAAAGTAGCAattattaatgaaaaaaaaatgaagtaaGGAAAATATCAAATACCTGAAGACGAAAAGCATGTGGGATCATATCTTGTGCTTGGATGGAAATGAGATTTAATAAGAATGATCAAATGCAGATGATCGTATTAAAAGCatatttcatttttgaaggagaTTGAAAGACTAGATACAGTATATGAGTGAGTTATGATGGGGTGTTGAGGGAAGAATCAATAAATTGAAAGTTAATGACTATATGAGTTCCAACGTTACGTTGCACAATTACAGATTACAATGACACATAATTTAACTAAGTATTACATCAAATCATTGAGCTTTGTTTAGCTTGTTGTCTCTTTTCAGTTGAACCTTCAATTTTTTACCACCTAACTGGTACCCATTCATCACACTAATTGCAGATTGTGCAGCAGATGGCGACTCATAACTCACAAACCCTGCAATGCAATCATCACACCAGTTAATTAATTATGAGCAacctcaaaataaataaataatatatttggaGGCCTAGGGAGGGGCGAAATCGTCCATACCGAAGCATTTGCTAACACCGGTTGCTTTGTCTACAAAAACTTTAGCACTCAAGACTCTTCCAAATCCCTGAAAAGCATTTGCAAGCTCTTCATCACCAAACTCTTGAGGGATGTGATAAATAAACAGATTGGCGCCAGGTGGACCTTCAACCTGATCACCAGGAGGGCTTCCACTGCTGACACTTGAAGGTGGTGGGACAGGACTAGGTGGGCCACTGCTCATAATCCCCTGACCCTGCTGAGGAGGGTAAGCCACAGGATATTGAGCTGGCGGATGATATACGGACCCCACATACCCACCAGCTGGAGACACTGCATAATTTCTTGGGGTCCCACTCCCACCTCGCTGATTTTGCCCTGGTGGAAGCCTATACTGCATAACCCCATAACTTCCAGCAGCCTACACGCAAATCAACACTTAATTTTTGGAAAAATTTTAACAAGAAAACAGTTGGAAAGAACCTGAACCTGAACCTGATATCCATAACCGTTATATGGCGACATGTAACCCATGGGTAGAGCTCCAAATAAAGATGGATGTTGTGTGGGGTCCGCGTTTGCCATATTAGAAGCTAGTGATTGTGCTTTTTGAGCCTTTCGAGCTAATCTTTCTTTTTCGGTGTCTGCCCATTTCACCACCAAAGGGACAGTTGAACCCTAATACAGAGAAAGTATCATAATAAAGTTACATCTAATCTAAGTCTAAATAAAGTAGTTATACAGCTTTCATTTTATTAATTGAATGCACACAACCTCCATCTTGTGCTTTCCATTAAGGTCCTCTATAGCTGCAACTGCTTGTTCTTTTGTCTCGTATTTCACAAAAGCACAACCTGTCACCATGGTGAATAAAACCATAAAGAAACTATCTACATCAACTACAcgtaagttattattattaaatggGTAATTTTGAAAGATCAAACCTTTGCTTGTTTGTTGAGAGCCTCGTAAAATTTGCAAGTCTTTTAGGCTTCCATATTGAGAAAACAATGCTGAAACTTCTCCCTCGGAAACATTCTTTGGAAGCATACCAATGAAGATTTTGTGTTCTTGAACAAACAACAGATAAATTAAGTGATAATGGGTTGATGTGAAACACAAAAAGAAGGAATATTGGAGTATAATAAATTAGGATGACACACACCTAGCCTTTCCAGCTCGCCATCTGCATACTTGACTTGCAATGGACAAGATGCCTGATACAAACACAGAACACATATTGATAGGTAAACTATTAATTATACACTCGCTAATGACTTTTCTTCACTACGTGATGCTTGTTTACCTAATCATACATGGAAGGGAAACCTAAACTAGTCTGGTAAGAAAAGCACATAAATACAATGAAAACCATGTGGTGCAAGTACATTCATCACAAGCAAAAGAAACTGATGGTCACAATTCTGCACTTGAAAACCACATGTGATTCCCATGAAAATAGTTCAATTAATAAACAATTATCTCATTAAAATACCATTTTCGTTTGGATGTTTCTATAATAACTGATGCTCTCTCTGCTCTACATTTATCCATTAAATATGTGAATGCTTAAAGGCTAAAAGTACCCCCAAAATACGGGAACTTGTTTTACGTTATCAACTGAATTTCAAGTTAAAATAACTCTCAGACCAAAATCAATTCTGCAATTAATCTGTAACTATGACGATTGAATGAAATTGGTCATTTAGCGTAGATATCAACAAAAGGAGAACTTCAGAACCAATATCGGTCATCTCAAATCGAAGGTAATTGCAAAATTTTCACCGGAATTTACAATTTATCTTCAATGTAGATGCAGAGTAGAGCAGCATAGTTATTATCGAAATTTCCACAAAGCAAttgaattttttaattatattaattctAAGTTTGTAATCAGAGATTATAATGAAATTGAGTTGAAGAAGGGAACTGAGGAAGATCTGGTAAGACAATCACCCCAGGGAGAGTTCTTTTATTGTGACACGCATCCACGGCCTTGTCTGCTTCCTCCCTAGATGGACATATAACAAAACAACAACCTGATAGCCAGAAGCACATAAGGGTATAAGGCAACACATTTGTAATTTCAACAACTCAAATCTCTAACAATACCGAAATACATCAAAttatgaagaaaaaaaacaaGAATTTAATATGAAAACGCGAATCACGCATTGTGATCCGAAAGTGACATTGAGGAAATTCGAAAAATGAGGAGAAAAttgtgaagagagagagagagagagtgtgtgtgtgtgtgtaattaaCCTCGAGAAGCTCGCGTAGCCTTGTCTTTGATGATGTTGACTTCGTCGACATGAGCAAATTCTTCGAACATTGCAGCAAGCTGTGCCTCCGTCATATGCTTCGGAACTTGGCCAACGAACAACTTCACGCTCTCGTCGCTGTGTTTTCGCGGTTTCTGACCTTCCGCCATTAATGCCGTCTATCTCCCTCTCTTTCCGTTTCGCagtgatctctctctctctctctctctctctctctctctctcgacttGAGTCCTCATTAGTTGGATTCCTGTTTGAGAAAAAAGAGGAAACGTTCAAGGAAACAATATTCATGTGACCCCTCTACTATACATTAATAGCACTTTTTCCCCTCAACCATATTTTCACTGTTTTGACCATACAATGCTAATGTTCTGAAATCTCATATTCCGGCTGATAAAATTTTCAGTTGTATATGTTTTCCTTTTAAGATGCTGTTCGAATTCCAAATGAATGGTAGATCTTTTTTGTATTATAGAATTAGTAATTCCGATAAAAACAATAAATTATTGTTTTATTATTACATATAGAACTAtcaatttcatatatttattgtatattaaatttaatttgaACATAATTACCTTATTCATTCATAAGCGGTGTTCATTGGCCAGGTTTTCAGTTTGGATCCAATTAGATTCAAGTATaagttaaaataaaaaacaaaagatTCGTATTAAACAATCTTTATTTAAggaaaaaactatatatatatatatatatatatatatatatatatatatatatatatatatatagagagagagagagagagagagagagaaaagaaggtaggttcaaatgtttctcacatctattgtgtgcatcaataagaattgagtaaacattaaatatatattaaatgatatccatatttataaattgtttttatggaaactaatttaattcgtcattaatgtcaataataatatttttttcagaataattttattgtattttaagtgagtgaatactaaaataatgttattgctgacataaaaacctagatacgaattTATTCTGAAATAATATTATTGCTGACATGAATgtcaaatttaattaattttcataaagggaaaattataattatggatatcgtttaatatacatacaattatggaaaccatttaatatctatcattatttaattaaataataatataattttactaaattcctattggtacattctagcacacaataaatgtaaaaaacactttaacctagccctatatatatatgactacatttttacatattaattttgaataaaatattgTTAGAAGTAGATATAAATCAACTTGATACCATTAgtttaatcatataattatcaaaatttgatTCTATTATTAAAAACATTAGTTCAAAGTTTAAAAATTACACACCCATAATCCATTACCATAATCCATTAGTAAACTGTTTAGGGGGCAAAAGTGTAATATAAAAATTATGCAAGGGGTAAATTGGATGCCAATACAATTAACCAACATTGTAGAAAAGCCActgaatttattattatttaccgATGCCGTTAACGTTGGTCGTTTTCGTTTAACCGTAAAATTGGATATGACAAGCTGGTGGTAACGGATACTGTAAACCTGGAACTGACGATCTGATGTCAATATCGTGAAAACGGAAATCCTCGTGACCATTTTTTGATGTGAAATTATAGTACTTGTTTTTCCTTTTAATTTAGGTAAGatgtttttttaaatgttaaataTACAATTGATTTTATATTAGAACCAAGGCATATATAACATTTTACCACATTATTTGCATACcgtagtaatatatatatatatatatcacttttacttaaatattatataaaaaaaagttaaatcttATTGCAGATATCAATAAAAGTGAAACTTTATTGATAAATAAGTATCATGATTTTATTATGTAACCTGCTTGTAGTTAAAATGATGTATATTTTTATATAGAATAAAATTCGATTATATATTTCGTTTAAAACCACATTTTGATATCAGTTAGGCAAAATCGGTAGCATAAACAATCATTGATCATACCAGACATGGAACATAAACCTACATACAAGTAAAAAAAGGAGCAATCCAcataataaataagttataaCACAAAAAGGTAAAAACACGAGTCTCTCATTTTATTATTAAGTATTTAGATTGTTTTGTCAACTAGATTGTTTTATATATGATTATAGCTATCACATTATAGCTCAACTTAGTTTATggtattttttaaacatttattaaataacgttaatttttttaatcagaAATTGACTCATTAATTTGGGAAACTAAATGATGTTACAAAGTGTCATTTAGAATGATTATAAGGACAATGCACGTTACTCTTTCATGTATTGTTGAAAAACAATTATGTTCACTAATAAGATATTGGAAGTTTGAATGCAAAAAACTCTTGATGCTATCATGTATTGTTGTGGTCCTTTGTGGATTAATTGTTTCACAAGTTTATAAGATAAAAAAGAGGTTTGGTACTATTTCAAATGTATATCATAGtataaacatgttttatataCTCATTCATCCAAAATGTCAATATACTTCTTTGGCATGTGTTTGTTGATTTAAGAGACATGTGGTGCATGTCAAAAGGTCAAGTATTTGTTGATCTCAGACATACACGTTGCACGCAAAATCTCCAAATACGATATCGCTTAAAAAAATGAACTATTAGAACTTGTGACAAGTGTTTGTGATGATTATTTAATTTGGGATGGTGATGATGGTTGTGAGAGTTATGACTGCACCAGGTTGGTGGTGGCAACAAGAGTGATGTGGTGGTGAGTGTTTGATTTGATCCAAATTTGTT includes these proteins:
- the LOC111892457 gene encoding RNA-binding protein BRN1 isoform X3, which translates into the protein MAEGQKPRKHSDESVKLFVGQVPKHMTEAQLAAMFEEFAHVDEVNIIKDKATRASRGCCFVICPSREEADKAVDACHNKRTLPGASCPLQVKYADGELERLEHKIFIGMLPKNVSEGEVSALFSQYGSLKDLQILRGSQQTSKGCAFVKYETKEQAVAAIEDLNGKHKMEGSTVPLVVKWADTEKERLARKAQKAQSLASNMANADPTQHPSLFGALPMGYMSPYNGYGYQVQAAGSYGVMQYRLPPGQNQRGGSGTPRNYAVSPAGGYVGSVYHPPAQYPVAYPPQQGQGIMSSGPPSPVPPPSSVSSGSPPGDQGFGRVLSAKVFVDKATGVSKCFGFVSYESPSAAQSAISVMNGYQLGGKKLKVQLKRDNKLNKAQ
- the LOC111892457 gene encoding RNA-binding protein BRN1 isoform X2, with translation MAEGQKPRKHSDESVKLFVGQVPKHMTEAQLAAMFEEFAHVDEVNIIKDKATRASRGCCFVICPSREEADKAVDACHNKRTLPGASCPLQVKYADGELERLEHKIFIGMLPKNVSEGEVSALFSQYGSLKDLQILRGSQQTSKGCAFVKYETKEQAVAAIEDLNGKHKMEGSTVPLVVKWADTEKERLARKAQKAQSLASNMANADPTQHPSLFGALPMGYMSPYNGYGYQAAGSYGVMQYRLPPGQNQRGGSGTPRNYAVSPAGGYVGSVYHPPAQYPVAYPPQQGQGIMSSGPPSPVPPPSSVSSGSPPGDQVEGPPGANLFIYHIPQEFGDEELANAFQGFGRVLSAKVFVDKATGVSKCFGFVSYESPSAAQSAISVMNGYQLGGKKLKVQLKRDNKLNKAQ
- the LOC111892457 gene encoding RNA-binding protein BRN1 isoform X1, with product MAEGQKPRKHSDESVKLFVGQVPKHMTEAQLAAMFEEFAHVDEVNIIKDKATRASRGCCFVICPSREEADKAVDACHNKRTLPGASCPLQVKYADGELERLEHKIFIGMLPKNVSEGEVSALFSQYGSLKDLQILRGSQQTSKGCAFVKYETKEQAVAAIEDLNGKHKMEGSTVPLVVKWADTEKERLARKAQKAQSLASNMANADPTQHPSLFGALPMGYMSPYNGYGYQVQAAGSYGVMQYRLPPGQNQRGGSGTPRNYAVSPAGGYVGSVYHPPAQYPVAYPPQQGQGIMSSGPPSPVPPPSSVSSGSPPGDQVEGPPGANLFIYHIPQEFGDEELANAFQGFGRVLSAKVFVDKATGVSKCFGFVSYESPSAAQSAISVMNGYQLGGKKLKVQLKRDNKLNKAQ